Below is a window of Ahaetulla prasina isolate Xishuangbanna chromosome 1, ASM2864084v1, whole genome shotgun sequence DNA.
ataggagacattTGTGTgcagcaaggctgagggagagaaggggagaggagatagCTGATAGTTACTACTCATTGATTTTCAAACTCTAAGTGcgaatttatcaagcctgatcacatagtttcgtagtggaGCACAGGTATACAGCtagtaaatatataaaaagtttaATGTCCTTTCCTCCCCAACATTTAAGAATTGCAGAGTATGATTATGAATTCATATGAAAACAGAACTATGTAATATTAcagaataaaaccataaaacaaaataacaaacaTCTGTTCACAAGCTGCATTGATTTCAGGAAAGCctctaggtgcaattcaagatgttcatTGTCACCTATAAAGCTATTTAGgtttagggcagcggttctcaacctgtgggtcgcgaccccgttggggatcgaatgacgatttgccaggggtcgcctaagaccattggaaatatggaaagtatacttgcgagtcgaagaatcgcgaattcggcttcaagcgcaatgaattaaaaaagagagaaatctttgctctgatgtctccctctcaagccagctgcagtcactcccaatcactagcctaatctggcttcaggcacgataaacttcataggggaggagtctccgctttaatgcctccgtcctcaaggcaatcgcaagcagttcagatcgctagccaatacagcttcaggcgcgataaattaaaaaaaacagtttgccgctttccccccccttctgcggctgctgaggcatgctgagatcgctgcctaaaaaaaaataattttacggttggggtcgccatatcatgtggaattgtattaaaaaggtcacagcactataaaggttgagaaccactggtttaggggCTTGATTTTATAGGACTGCATGTTTCAAACTATTTTTTTGCTATTCTATAATATTTGCATTGTTTATATGCTCTGAGtcccttaaaaaaacaaaacaaaatagtatCATCACATGCGACCCTGGAGCTGTGCCTGTGTTTCCACAGTGcaggtttctttcttttcattgctcTTACTTAATTTTTTATTACTTATAGAATTAGGCAATCTCACATACTGAATCAATCAATGACAGTGAGTTTGAGAACTCCAACTGATAACTATAGTAACTTCTTTTATCTTAttagttttttaatcattttgtttGTCatgaaaagcatttcttttttatttgttaaaagcAATCCCTAACTTCTCATGAAGAAGTTAAACAGGAAGAAGAGAATCTGGAACAAAAGTTTCCTAATACCACTTCTGGTAGCAATCCTTGAAATAGAAACCGAATTACTGAAATACCGCACTTCCAGTTCCTTAATCACAGGGCTGGTCCAGCAAGACACTGGATTTTCAGTAATATTCCTCCCATCTTTCACTTAGCAAAGAATATTAGAGCGACCAAGGCTATTACCAGTGATGCACTGATCAATGAAATTTGCCTAAATAATAAACTTCCTCCATTGTAGCTAGCCATTTAATTACATtgtccaaaacaacaacaacagaatttgcAAGTGGATTGTCATAGTTCAAGAGTTAGTGTCCACACAGGATTTCTTAAAGAGAGGTTACACCACTACATCTTTCATAATGAAAGCATATCCCCCTCTTATAAGGCAATAATTCCTTTCCAGACCCACCAATTTGAGTCTTCCTGTTAGGTACTGCCAGTAACAATAAGCAAAGATTTATAGAACAAGTAATCACCCTAACCATTACAAGCAACTTAACTAATTCACAGATTTCACCAAGAGTCTTGACAACTGGCTGGTATACAAAgacatgtaaataaataagtgattaCAGTAGGTGGCAGTTACAAATTCTGACAGATATAATCTCTATAAATTCTGTAATAACTCTGGAAGCAGACGATTGTAATAGGTGCCAATAATTGCCAGCTCATGTCTTACTAGATAGTATCCATCAGTGACAAATAAGTGGTCTTTTCTCCATCGGTCCACAATAACCCCCAAATCAGTTATCAGAATAATTATAATATCCTGAATTGGACATGAAAGAGTTTGTTAGCATAGGTTATTTAAATCTCCTATGTTTAATCCCTTACCATCTTCTATCGTAGATTAATTCTGCAATCACAATGAGGATATGAGTAGAGAGTAAGCAAGAAATCTCTATATTCCATATAAAATTTGTAATTATTACCATAAAAATATGTGTATATTTATGCATGTTGTATATGTTTTGgattgttttaaatgtgtttttttatgATTTAAGTCCTCCTGCTTCTCAGATCTATGTTGCTGTTACATTGAACATTTCTTCAGGATAGTACAGAATCAGATTTTGCTCCTCCTTCAGTCATACATATCTGTTCCAGTTTCCTTCATTCAGGATCATATCAGGGTTGagtgttattctattattatgaGAATGAAGGTCAGCATCCCTGCAAAAGTCACCTAGAGGATAAAGGGAAAAATTATAACCATCTGgttcctctgttgatgcaatcCTTTTACTATCTCGTTCTTTCCTCTCTTCTAACCTCCTTCTTTAAGACTTCTTAAGGCCTAAACTTCAAATTCCGCCCTTGCCTTTCTTCCTTGATTTCTTGATTTGCTCAGATAGCCAGGACATTTGGACATAAAAAGACAAATTCAAATGATCCAAAATGACTGAGTTTAGTTCTGAAATTGGCAACCTTGTTACCTTGAATGAACAATCTGTACTGAACATGGGAAGAAGTATGATTTATAAAACACACATTTTTCATTTctgatatataatatttttgtcatTCTAATAAATTTTGTCATCTGTGAATACATAATGTCCATGTTGTTTTTTATGATTGTTTATTCTTAAAGATCAACATTTGAACCAAAATATAAGAAACCATAGTAGAATGtctcatttttcttcattttagttGCTTCAATGCTTGAGGACTTTATATCTTAGATTTCACCtagtatattttaaaagaaagatacaTTAGTTTTATCTTTTTCGATATATAAACTTTGTGTGCCCTGTATTATTTGAAAATAGCAATCCAATTATGTCATTGTTTAGAAATATTGTAAATCAGCAATATTTTGACATTTGGAAAGTAGCATGTATTTTATTCTAATATGCAAATCTGAAGTGAGAATACATCAAAGTGAATTGAATTTAATTGGCACAAATTATTGGAATTTTTCAGTTTGTGGAGCTCCTATGGATTGTAAAATAGAAAAGTTAAATAAATCAtggcattttaaaatgaaaatctaaaggttttattatatttgtattccaTTGTTGCTAATTTAGCAAATACTTAAGATTCTGCCAAAAGTCCCTTGCACAATTACTGGTTGGTAAATCCCATGGAATATAGTTTCTTTTTGAGTAAACAttcctgggattttttttaaaggcaaaattttATGTATCGGTTTCTGCcaatgaatttgcattgttgatcTATCATTTCTTATCTTAGTAGTgatacttttcttcttcttactgTTGTTCTCATGTAGGTGAAAAGCTCATGAGATATGGTTATCCAGATATTCATTTTGATCCAAGCTTACCATATGAGAGAGATGCTGAGCTGATGCAAACTCACATGATGGACCAAGCAATCAACAATGCAATCTCTTACCTTGGGGCAGAGGGACTTCACCCATTGATGCAGCACACTCCAAGCACAATTGCTGATGTGGCACCTGTCATAAGTTCACCTTATGCTCAGGTCTATAATCCTAGCAGGATAGAAAGACCAGTAAGCAGAGGAACCACTGACAGCAATGAAAATAACATGGATGGCCCTCTCTCCCTCATCAGACCAAAGAGTCATCCCCAAGAAAGAGAGGCTTCGCCTAGCAATAGCTGCCTCGATTCCTCTGACTCAGAGAGCAGCCACGAAGACCAACAGTCCTTTCAAGGAAACCTTGCCTTAAATCCCAAACGAAAGCAAAGCCCAGCTTACATGAAGGATGACTCCAAGGCTTTGGAGGTCAGTAAAGCATCAAAGGGCTCTTTAAAGGATATCTATAAGGTCTTCAATGGAGAAGGAGAGCAGATAAGGGCATTTAAGTGTGAACACTGTCGGATTCTTTTCCTAGACCATGTCATGTACACCATTCATATGGGGTGTCATGGCTACCGGGACCCCCTAGAATGCAACATTTGTGGATACCGGAGTCAGGACCGATATGAGTTCTCTTCCCACATTGTCCGAGGAGAACATACATTCCACTAAGCCTTCTTTTCCAAAGGAGACACTGAAGTAGAAAAACAAACACTGCACATGAAGAAATACTGCACTTGCAAGCCCACTTTTCCTCAGATGTTGACACAGCTCTTCTCATTGGTTCTCTTCCTTGcagctatttttaattattgttatttttgttgttgctgttttgggGATCCAGTCTCACCTTACCACCAATGGTGAggtgagaaggaagaaaaggagggaccaGAGAGTAGTTTGGCTTATTGTTTTTGCTATGAAAATGGATGTTGCCCTTTCATAGTGGAAAGTGAAAGGGAGTTCATTTCTGTCACATTTTTCATATAGTTTTTCACATGCTGAATTCAGCAAGGTGCTCTGACATCTTAGCAAATTGCCATTTGGGGAGAGAACGATAATTTCAAAAGAATAAAGCCCCTTTAAATCTATAGCTAAAGTTTTGTTCAAGATGAGAAATGAAATTCTTATTTTACAAAACATTCTAGCAAAAGGGGTGTGCTTAGGGGCAGGGAGAGGTTTAACTTAAGACTAAATATATTCTATAGATTTAGGAGCACCAATAAATATCAAGGTTTTCTTGGAAGTTATTTCCTGAGGTGAGGTTCTTTCTTATAAGGTATTGGTTGTCTGGAATGTAAATGAATTGTTTATATCTAAATACTAAATCACATAACTGAGATTTGATTTTTCATGGGATGTGACATCCTCCAGGAAAtctgaaaacataaaatgttattttacttATCCCGATATgcacttttaaaaagaaagaaaattgctaGGATGCTTTTATGTCATTCATTTCCCAGCTTCCTATAGgtctgtgtatttttttaaagttgtttggGTGATTAACAATTGGAGTCTGGGTATGTTTACTCAAAAGTAAGCTTCACTTAGTTCAGGAGAAGTTTATTTCCTAGTAAATATTCTTAGTTTAGAAATACAGATATGAGTATTTATCTAGCAGGTTTTGCTGCTTTAGAATCTCAAATATGCTCATTACAAATGCATTTGAACTATGATATacttatatttttcattttttggggGTAGTATGAAGCATTAAGAAACTGAATAAACGAAGGTCTTCAGTCAGGAGATCTGTATTCTGAAATAGCTGGCTAGAGCTGCCCTAAACACTGAGGCAGCCTACAAATTGATAACTAATTTAACTATATAAGGATATACAGACACTGTTAGAGATACATTACCATTGCCACCTTTTCTACACACACATagggaaagaaatatatattttgtgcAAAAATATCTCTCTCCCCAGCATATATTTAAAACTACAGCATGCAgaaccatacacacacacacacacacacacacacgtcataGTCATAAATAATGATTTCTTATTAaatagaagaatttttttttcaaattaagctGAATCAAACCAGGAGCCTTAGATTATGCACAGGCTGATTACTTGCCTAAAAAATAATTTCAGGTTTTAGTTACTCCCTTGATCATATTAGCAAATGAAGACTACAGTGAATTACTAGGTTAGAAATATTAAGGCTGTTTAAACATCTCTTGATTATATAGCTCTGAATATATGATCTgggtttataatattttattttatcaatcttTTCCCCCTCAACTATATTGGTTAGTTGGgttagttgatttttttaaaataaaatcagtgaCTACCTCACATTTTTCTACATATTTAGATATTTGCACATCTGGCTGTAAAATTACAAATAGGATAGATTAAAAACCATACCTTTTCTGACTGGAAGATTATGGGGAAAGGATTCTGCGATCCtgcagatgttgctgaactacagtACAGCAAAGGGAAGGGGTTGCTAGGAGTTGCAGTTAAAAATATCTTCAGCACCATAGGTTACTGCCTCAGGTTGCCTCTCGAAACAAACCATTTGCTGTCTTTAGTTTTACATATTTCATTCAACACATTCAAGAATAAAGAAAGTTAGCGAATTGATTTCTAAAATGGAGTTGAAAAACTAAATGGtatgcttttcttttttggtaCAAAATGGGAATGGCAGGCAACCATCCTATGCAGTCCAGTACATGATAGAAATTAAAGTAATTTTGCTTTAACATTTCCTTCAGAAAGCATGTTTAGCTTGTACATTCTGTGTCCAAAACATGGTTCCTGAAGCCAGACTGTTGCTTCTCGCAACAGCAATAAAGATTTAAATAACAAATTTGTCTAAAATAAATACAAGCCAAAAATTATAAACTACACAGCTAGTATTAATATCAGAGAAGAATTTCATGGCAGCAAGTGCCAGAGCAAACAGTTCTGTTCACAGTTGCTTGCCAGAAATTATGGGTTATGTTTTGTCCTCCAACAGAAGTGTTTCCCCTTCCCTCTGCCATTCCCCATGAATCCCAAAAACTTTATCTGGAGGTTTGGGGACCTTCTGGATGTTGGATGGTGCCCATTGACATTTTATGATGTTCATGGTCACTTGTACAATGTGAAACAAAGCTAAATCAGGAAACCTGTGTTATCCAGAGGGTCAGATGATCAATCTGATTAATGATCTGAACTTATTTTTGGTGGAGATTAAAGTGGTTACCATTTGAAGATTATGAATGAATACATTTCAAATGAATATTCTCTTGTTTTTCTGAGCACTTGAACTAGTCCAGATTGAACTTGAGCATCTTGAATTAGAAGCAGATTGTAGGTGTCCCTTTGCTTCTGTTATCTCATTTCTGAACATCTCTTGCACACAATTGCTGACCTAATTTTCTATTTTAAGGCTGTTTAGAACGGTCACTtgtctttaaaataatttaaaaagaaattttaggAACAAAAAAGTTCATGAACCCACACATAAGTATATTTCACTCTGATTCTGTACAATATTTTTCAAGATTATTTTCATTGTGCCTCTATGTTCCTGCAACAATCATAATGGAAGAGGAATTTTAAGAAAAAGCTAAAATGGTAAAACCTGAAATATTTTATGCCTGGCAGGAGTCAACAAAAAACCATT
It encodes the following:
- the IKZF2 gene encoding zinc finger protein Helios isoform X5: MEVEATDGYLPCDHDLSPEREHSNVAIDLTSSTPNGQHTSPSHLTSTNSIKREMQSDDEDSNRKRLKREDGIIGQDEGSSLEEPLIENQEIGENRKMQELSGEGGIRLPNGERPFHCNQCGASFTQKGNLLRHIKLHSGEKPFKCPFCSYACRRRDALTGHLRTHSVGKPHKCNYCGRSYKQRSSLEEHKERCHNYLQNVTIEATGQVISHHGEKLMRYGYPDIHFDPSLPYERDAELMQTHMMDQAINNAISYLGAEGLHPLMQHTPSTIADVAPVISSPYAQVYNPSRIERPVSRGTTDSNENNMDGPLSLIRPKSHPQEREASPSNSCLDSSDSESSHEDQQSFQGNLALNPKRKQSPAYMKDDSKALEVSKASKGSLKDIYKVFNGEGEQIRAFKCEHCRILFLDHVMYTIHMGCHGYRDPLECNICGYRSQDRYEFSSHIVRGEHTFH
- the IKZF2 gene encoding zinc finger protein Helios isoform X4; translated protein: MEVEATDGYLPCDHDLSPEREHSNVAIDLTSSTPNGQHTSPSHLTSTNSIKREMQSDDEDSNRKRLKREDGIIGQDEGSSLEEPLIENQEIGENRKMQELSGEGGIRLPNGKLKCDVCGMVCIGPNVLMVHKRSHTGERPFHCNQCGASFTQKGNLLRHIKLHSGEKPFKCPFCSYACRRRDALTGHLRTHSVGKPHKCNYCGRSYKQRSSLEEHKERCHNYLQNVTIEATGQVISHHGEKLMRYGYPDIHFDPSLPYERDAELMQTHMMDQAINNAISYLGAEGLHPLMQHTPSTIADVAPVISSPYAQVYNPSRIERPVSRGTTDSNENNMDGPLSLIRPKSHPQEREASPSNSCLDSSDSESSHEDQQSFQGNLALNPKRKQSPAYMKDDSKALEVSKASKGSLKDIYKVFNGEGEQIRAFKCEHCRILFLDHVMYTIHMGCHGYRDPLECNICGYRSQDRYEFSSHIVRGEHTFH